The genomic region TACGGTTTGCACAATTTCCATTACATCTTCGGTTTCCGCGACTGAGCTTATTCCGGGGTCGAGCATTACTTTTGCTGATTCTGCAACGGCCTGTATGATGTCGAAGTTCTTTTCCCTCTTGCCGATTTTCTCAAGCAGGTTGAGGTCTGCGATGTAGACTTCTGCCGGTTTTACGGTGTCTACTATCTGTGTTGCATCGGATGTGTTGCATATGTGACTTGAAAAGTGGATGGGCTTGTATTCACTACGGTTACCACCCTGCGCATGGACTACTGTCTTGTTGAATATGTCGAGAACGAAGATGATACGAAACATATATAATTGATACATCTGTCATGCTATAAAAAAAGAGGTTAAAAAGATGAAATTACTTATCAGTCCGATCAACCCAGAAGAGGCAATTGCAGCATACGAAGGTGGTGCTGACATTGTTGATGTGAAGAATCCTAAAGAAGGTTCACTTGGTGCAAACTTCCCGTGGATTATTAGCTCTGTAAAGGAGTCTATTAATGCTGGAAAGCCAATAAGCGCGACTATAGGTGATTTTAACTTCAAGCCGGGAACTGCTTCCCTTGCGGCACTTGGGGCAGCAGTTGCAGGTGCAGATTATATTAAGGTCGGTCTTTATGATGTCCAGACCGAAGAGCAGGCTCTTGAAATGCTTACTAACATCACAAAGGCTGTAAAGAACTACGATTCTACAAAGAAGGTTGTTGCATCAGGTTATTCTGACTACGAGCGTATCAATTCCATCAACCCACAGCTCCTTCCAGCTATCGGCGCAAAGGCAGGCGTTGATGTTGTGATGGTCGATACAGGTATCAAGGACGGACGCTCAACCTTTGAGTTCATGGATGAGGAAGAGCTTACAAAGTTCACAACTGCTATCCGCAAGGAAGGACTTCTTTCCGCACTTGCCGGAACCCTCAAGTTCGAGGATCTTCCAGTTCTTAAGCGCATCCAGCCTGACATCATTGGTGTTCGCGGCATGGTATGCGGCGGCGACAGGACTTCCTGTATCAAGGCAGAACTTGTCGAGAAGCTAAGGAATGAGATGTAACTTCGGTTACTTCTTACTTTTATTGATTTTTGTTTTAATAATCATTCTGTGATTCAATTATTTTGATTACCTTTGATATTGAATCTAAATCACTTACTGCTTTTGATTGAACAAAAGTTTGATTGAATATTTCGGAGTTTCCAACAGTTGATATGAAATCTTTAGTGAAAAGAATCCCTTTATTAATTTGTAATAAGGTCATTAAGCCTTTTAGTTTCATCACATCTTGCATGTTAGACTTTTTATTTTTGCACTCAATAACACACATAGGCTTTTTCTGGTAGTTAATTAAGATATCAATTTCTGATACTGTAAATGAATTATTTTCATTTTCAGAATCTAAAAGTTCATCTATGTTTTCGACATCTTTCCCCTCTTTTCTCAAATTAACACTGTGGTATATATCATAATTTGGATCGTCATTGAAATGCTCTTTTAATGAATGATAAAGCCAAACTTCCAATAATAATCCAGCTTTTTCTCTTTTAATCCATAACTCATAAAAACTGTCGGATAGTTTATAGAAATGTATCAAGGGAATCAATTCATGGCTAACTGGTAGACTCTCATATTCTTCTTTTGAACAAATAATATCGGTGGATTTCCCCTCATGTTGTATGGAACATAGGCAAGAGTCAATTTCAATAATTCCTGTTTTTTTGGCTTTTTCGCATACGTCATCTATATTTCTATTTAAAAGTGAATTAAACATTAAATTAGCATGCTTTGACAGCGTTTCAAAATAAGTATGCAATGATTTACTTTCTATTTTCAAAATTGAATGAGGAATAATCTTTGAATTTTTAACAAATGCTAAAAATTGTGTAGTATCATTGTCTTCTTCAGTTCCATCTTCACCATTCTCCCTATTATTTTGTATGAAGAAATTTCTTAATGCTATGTCATCTTTTAAACATAGCATCAACTCTTTAACTTCTGGAGAGTTTATAAAAGTGGTCCTTGGAACCAAATCTAAAGAAAAAGAATCACCATCATCAGATGCGATGTGGTAGGTATTTTCGATACACATAATCTATAATTCTACTTCTTGGCATTTTTGCTAATCTGCATAGTTTGCTCATGGTGGTTTCCGGTATATATTTAGAGGAGACGCTATCGTAACCAGGTGCAAGTTTGTAAGAGTACTGTATGTAGTCCCCCATTGCAATCTTATCTTCAATGATTTTTCCTTCACTAACAAGTTCGTCTAGTGAGGATGTCAAGTCTTGCGCATATGGTCCATAATAATACTCGTCGAAATCGAAAATCTCGCGTAAACCTAGTTCTTTTTGCCCAAGAAATATTATTTTTTGCAGTTTTGTTCTTCCTCTTATTTCTCCAATTCCTGCAAGTAATTCCAGAATAAATTCTTTTTTGTCTGCACCCACTGTTTCCACCTCCATATGCTTTGTTATGATTGTTTTAGTTAATAATTCTATTTATTTTTGCTTAATTTATCTTGCTAATTCTAAATATCCTTATTTAGACTTTTTGTAAGAGCAAAGTGAAAGTATTTTTTACATTATTTTTACATTATAATTTATACACAATTAGATATTTATATTTTTATATTTCTCACGTGCCATGATTTTTAAATATCTATTTTTATCACTCTTTGTATCTCAACTTTGTCATTACAGAAAACCCCAGAAACGTTAAATCATACTTCTGCTGAATATATTATTGATGACGACCGTCGATACCGTATTCAAAAACAGTCCCGTGGTGATATGGCTTGACAGATGAAATAACTGTAAAAGTAGGTCAGGCTTATCCAAGGGATGCAGGCAGGGGAATTGCCAGGCTCGATAAGACTCTCATGCAAAAGATCGGTGCCATAAGCGGCGATATAATCGAGATCAAGAGCAAGGAGAAATGCTATGCAATAGTCTGGCCGGGTTATCTTGAAGATGCAGGCAAGGACGTTGTACGCATAGACGGTAACCTGCGTAATAACGCCAAAGTAGGTATCGATGACACAGTTACACTCAAAAAAGTGCAGGTCGTGGAAGCAGAAGCTATCACCCTTGCACCGACAAGGGAAACTCACCTTGTAGGCGGAGCACGTTTCATATTAAGGATACTGGAAGGTCGTCCAGTTGCAAAAGGACAGAACATCCGTGTCGAGACAGTGAACAACCCCATCTCTTTTGTAGTACTCTCCACCAAGCCATCAGGTCCGGTGGTAGTGACCCGCAACACCCAGATAAACCTGCGTGAGAAAGCTGCCATAGCAGAATCAGCCGCAGGTCAGGTCACCTATGAGGACATCGGAGGTCTGCAACGTGAACTCGGACTTGTGCGTGAGATGATAGAACTCCCACTGAAGCACCCGGAACTATTCAACAAACTCGGTGTTGATCCTCCGAAAGGAGTATTGCTCTTCGGTCCTCCCGGGACTGGAAAGACCATGATAGCAAGGGCAGTTGCCAGCGAAACCGATGCAAATTTCATATCCGTAAGCGGACCTGAGATAGTCTCCAAATACTACGGTGAGAGCGAGCAGAAGCTCCGAGAGATATTCGAGGAAGCCCAGCGCAATGCTCCAACCATCATCTTCGTAGATGAGATAGATTCCATAGCTCCAAAACGAGATGAGGTAGTTGGGGAAATGGAACGCAGGATCGTTGCTCAGCTACTCTCCCTCATGGACGGACTTGCATCAAGAGGCAAAGTAATAGTCATAGCCGCCACCAACCGTCCTAATTCCATTGATGAAGCCCTGCGCCGTGGAGGAAGATTTGACCGTGAAATAGAGGTAGGAATTCCTGATTCTGACGGAAGGCTGCAAATACTCTATGTTCACACAAGAGGTATGCCTCTAGAAAAAGACCTTGAGCTAAAGGAAATAGCAGCAGTAACTCACGGTTTTGTAGGTGCTGACCTCTCATCCCTGTGTAAAGAGGCTGCAATGCACGCCCTCAGGAGATTGCTTCCGGAACTTAAGATCGATGACGTTGAAGATGAGATCCCGCCGGAATTCATGGAAAAGCTGGAAGTCACCAGAAAGGACTTCGATGAAGCCCTTAAAAACATCGAACCATCGGCCATGCGTGAGGTTTTCGTGGAAGTACCTCATGTAAAATGGGATGACATCGGCGGCCTTGATGGAGCAAAACAGGAACTTGCAGAAGCAGTTGAATGGCCTCTGAAATATCCTGCTCTCTTTGAGACTGTAAACACCAAACCACCAAGAGGAATCATGCTCTTTGGTCCTCCGGGAACAGGAAAGACCATGCTCGCAAAAGCTGTTGCAACAGAAAGCGAGGCAAACTTCATCAGCATTAAAGGACCGGAACTCCTCAGTCGCTACGTTGGAGAATCCGAGCGAGCAGTGCGTGAAACCTTCAGAAAAGCAAGGCAGGCTGCACCTACTATCATATTCTTCGATGAAATAGATTCAATGGCATCAGAACGTGGTTCAAGCGTGGATGCACATGCAACCGAGCGTGTTGTAAGCCAGATTCTTACAGAGATTGATGGAGTCGAAGAACTCAAGGATGTAGTTATAGTCGCAGCCACCAACCGTCCTGATATTGTAGATCCTGCGCTTCTGCGCCCGGGAAGATTTGACCGCCTGATATACGTCCGTCCTCCTGACAAGCAGAGCCGCGAAAAGATATTCAATATTCATCTTGCCGACAAGCCTCTTGCAAAAGACGTAGACGTGGAAGAGCTTGCAGAAATAACCGAAGGTTACGTTGGTGCTGATTTGGAGTCCATCTGTCGTGAAGCTTCAATGCTGGCTCTGCGTGAAGTGATAACTCCAGGTCTCAGTCAGGAAGAGGCTCTCAAAAAAGCAGAAGGCATCAAGATTACTTACGACCACTTCCTCAAATCCAAAAGCCGTGTAAAACCAACAACATCACGCAGTGCTATGAATTTCTATGAGCAGGCTGCCGAATCATTTGCAATGTATGCAGCTAACGAGGAAGAAAAGGATATTGATGAAAGGGCGTATCAGTGAAAAGTTAACTCTTTAGTTAATGTAGAATCTACCATTTCCTCTTTTTTTATTCCTTTAGTTCCATAGCCATCATTTATTTAGCGTTGAATTTATTATCTGCATTTTTATAGATGAAGTAATGGGGAATACATTATTTTCTATCACATTCCAATTTGCATATGTCCAAAATATAGCACAAACAGCAAGCAGTATTAAAAGCACTCCTAAATTTACATAATATTCTCGGTTGAATATGCAATCGTTTATCGTTTCTCCTAAATCCTCTATATCTCCAGCATTTAAATAGCGGTTGAAATAGCTTTCATATTTACTTTGATGTTTTTGACTTTCATAATAGAGCACTTTGATTGTATGCAATCTATATATTGAAAATAGAATGAATAATCCTAATAGGAAAGGCACAATTAACATGTATTCATCAATCAATGTTTCATCTACTTTAGCAATTAATCCTATTATAAATACAAGAATAAAACCAATAATTTTAAAGAAAGTGCTGCTTAACGTTTCACTTAAATTTGAATTGAATTTTATTATTTCTTTGTTCTGATTAAACCTATAATTTATCAGTTGCTCTTTAAAAGCTATAAAATCATCAACCCTTTCTCTAATATATAGGTTATATTCTGAACTAGCAGAGTTAATGATGTCTTTTATATGGGTTAATATATCAATATAAGTTCTGGAATAAATCGATATTACTTTTTTGGCTATAAGGACTTTTGTTTCGTCAATTTCTTCTGTATTCATCAATCCAAAACTTTTCAAGTAGAAGTGATATAATTCCTCGATTTGAGTTATATAATCGTTGAATTTTATTGTGTTTCCATTGATATTGTATTTTAAATACTTTCTATTATCAAAAGTAAACTCGCTGTATACGGTTCTTTTACTGTTTATTCTTAACTTGCAAGAGCTTTCAGTAAATTCCATTGAATCTGAAAAAGATATGTACAAATTGAATAACAATGCTGGATAAAATAGAGCTTTTAAGTTATCAATACAACTATCCGATTTCAGAAAATCGAAATATTGAGGGGGTATGAAAAAATCATCATTTATTCCTGCGATAAGTTTTCCCAATTTATCCCTGTACGAAACTATATCTTTCTTCGATGATTTTACGTAATCTTCGATTAGAGATTTATTTTCAATAGCTTCTTCTAGATCAAAGGTTGCAAAGTAATTACCAAAACAATTGGAATTTAATCCTTCGATTAAGATTAATGTATTTAACTTGTCATTCAGCAATGTTTTTTTCAAATCTTTGAAGGATAATTCTCCCATATACTTTTCAAAATTTGGGAATGACAAAAATATGATTATATTGTATTCTTCCAATGAAGGTTCTGAGAATTTGGATACAATAATATTCTTTTCAAATGAAAAGGAGATACTAACTGAATTAGTTTCACTGTAATTGATATATTCTTCTATTATTTTCT from Methanolobus tindarius DSM 2278 harbors:
- a CDS encoding CDC48 family AAA ATPase, with translation MTDEITVKVGQAYPRDAGRGIARLDKTLMQKIGAISGDIIEIKSKEKCYAIVWPGYLEDAGKDVVRIDGNLRNNAKVGIDDTVTLKKVQVVEAEAITLAPTRETHLVGGARFILRILEGRPVAKGQNIRVETVNNPISFVVLSTKPSGPVVVTRNTQINLREKAAIAESAAGQVTYEDIGGLQRELGLVREMIELPLKHPELFNKLGVDPPKGVLLFGPPGTGKTMIARAVASETDANFISVSGPEIVSKYYGESEQKLREIFEEAQRNAPTIIFVDEIDSIAPKRDEVVGEMERRIVAQLLSLMDGLASRGKVIVIAATNRPNSIDEALRRGGRFDREIEVGIPDSDGRLQILYVHTRGMPLEKDLELKEIAAVTHGFVGADLSSLCKEAAMHALRRLLPELKIDDVEDEIPPEFMEKLEVTRKDFDEALKNIEPSAMREVFVEVPHVKWDDIGGLDGAKQELAEAVEWPLKYPALFETVNTKPPRGIMLFGPPGTGKTMLAKAVATESEANFISIKGPELLSRYVGESERAVRETFRKARQAAPTIIFFDEIDSMASERGSSVDAHATERVVSQILTEIDGVEELKDVVIVAATNRPDIVDPALLRPGRFDRLIYVRPPDKQSREKIFNIHLADKPLAKDVDVEELAEITEGYVGADLESICREASMLALREVITPGLSQEEALKKAEGIKITYDHFLKSKSRVKPTTSRSAMNFYEQAAESFAMYAANEEEKDIDERAYQ
- a CDS encoding (5-formylfuran-3-yl)methyl phosphate synthase — its product is MKLLISPINPEEAIAAYEGGADIVDVKNPKEGSLGANFPWIISSVKESINAGKPISATIGDFNFKPGTASLAALGAAVAGADYIKVGLYDVQTEEQALEMLTNITKAVKNYDSTKKVVASGYSDYERINSINPQLLPAIGAKAGVDVVMVDTGIKDGRSTFEFMDEEELTKFTTAIRKEGLLSALAGTLKFEDLPVLKRIQPDIIGVRGMVCGGDRTSCIKAELVEKLRNEM